The following proteins are co-located in the Streptococcus downei MFe28 genome:
- a CDS encoding amino acid ABC transporter substrate-binding protein: MRKLSKSLALGALFFLVALVLASCSSRSNFATETDQWQTYSKEKTIKIGFDATFVPMGFEEKNGKYTGFDVDLANAVFKKYGIKVEWQAIDWDMKETELKNGTIDLIWNGYSVTDERKKELAFTEPYMVNQQVVVTKKSPGISSIAMMAGKSLGAQAGSSGYDAFESQPDLLKNKVKDKKAVQYSTFTQALIDLQAGRIDGLLIDRVYANYYLEQEGKLDQYHIMPAGYEAESFAVGARKSDKTLVKKINQAFKELYQAGQFQKISKKWFGEDVATKQVKNK; this comes from the coding sequence ATGAGAAAATTATCCAAGAGTCTAGCTTTGGGGGCCTTGTTTTTCCTAGTGGCTCTGGTCCTTGCCTCCTGTAGCTCTCGTTCCAATTTTGCGACTGAGACCGACCAATGGCAGACCTATAGCAAGGAAAAAACTATCAAGATTGGCTTTGATGCCACCTTTGTCCCCATGGGCTTTGAAGAAAAAAATGGCAAATATACCGGCTTTGATGTTGACTTAGCGAATGCTGTCTTTAAGAAATATGGGATTAAGGTTGAATGGCAGGCTATTGACTGGGATATGAAGGAAACCGAGCTTAAGAACGGAACTATCGACCTGATTTGGAATGGCTATTCCGTGACCGATGAACGTAAGAAGGAGCTGGCCTTCACTGAGCCCTACATGGTCAACCAACAGGTTGTCGTGACCAAGAAGTCTCCGGGGATTTCTAGCATCGCCATGATGGCTGGCAAGTCCTTGGGAGCACAGGCAGGTTCCTCCGGCTATGATGCCTTTGAAAGTCAGCCTGACCTCCTTAAAAACAAGGTCAAGGATAAGAAGGCGGTTCAGTATTCCACCTTTACCCAGGCTTTGATTGACCTACAGGCGGGTCGGATTGATGGCCTCTTAATTGACCGAGTTTATGCCAATTACTACCTGGAGCAGGAAGGAAAATTAGACCAGTATCACATTATGCCGGCTGGTTATGAGGCAGAAAGCTTCGCCGTCGGGGCTCGCAAGTCTGATAAGACCCTGGTTAAAAAAATCAACCAAGCCTTTAAGGAACTCTATCAGGCTGGCCAATTCCAGAAGATTTCCAAGAAATGGTTTGGTGAAGACGTGGCTACCAAACAAGTCAAAAATAAATGA
- a CDS encoding amino acid ABC transporter permease, which translates to MSYVLEILPALLNGALVTLQVFCIVIILSIPLGIILAFLMQIKFKPLNWLLTIYVWIMRGTPLLLQLIFFYYVLPSVGIVFDRLPAAVLAFTFNYAAYFAEIFRGGIGAIPKGQYEAAKVLKFSQLQTIRYIILPQVVKIVLPSVFNEVINLVKDSSLVYVLGVGDLLLESRTASNRDASLAPMFVAGAIYLLLVGVVTLASKRIEKKFNFYK; encoded by the coding sequence ATGTCCTATGTTTTGGAAATCCTGCCAGCCCTCTTAAATGGAGCCTTGGTGACCCTGCAGGTTTTCTGCATTGTCATCATCCTGTCCATTCCTCTAGGGATTATTCTGGCTTTTTTGATGCAAATCAAATTCAAGCCCCTCAACTGGCTCTTGACCATCTATGTCTGGATTATGCGTGGGACGCCGCTTCTCTTGCAGTTAATCTTTTTCTACTATGTCCTGCCTAGTGTCGGCATTGTTTTTGACCGCTTGCCGGCGGCTGTTCTGGCCTTTACCTTCAACTATGCGGCCTATTTTGCAGAAATCTTCCGCGGAGGGATTGGTGCTATTCCTAAAGGACAATATGAAGCAGCCAAGGTTCTGAAATTCAGCCAACTCCAAACCATCCGTTATATCATCCTTCCGCAGGTGGTCAAAATCGTCCTGCCTAGTGTCTTCAATGAAGTCATCAATTTGGTCAAGGATTCTTCCCTAGTCTATGTCCTAGGTGTCGGTGACCTCCTGCTGGAAAGTCGGACGGCTTCCAACCGTGATGCTAGTCTGGCGCCAATGTTTGTAGCAGGTGCCATCTATCTCCTTCTAGTGGGTGTGGTGACCTTGGCTTCTAAACGCATTGAAAAGAAATTTAACTTTTATAAGTAG
- a CDS encoding zinc ribbon domain-containing protein YjdM: MSLPNCPKCNSEYVYEDGVLLVCPECAYEWDPNQVEEDQGLVVLDSNGTRLADGDSVTIVKNLKVKGAPKELKQGTRVKNIRLVEGDHNIDCKIDGFGAMKLKSEFVKKA; the protein is encoded by the coding sequence ATGTCACTACCAAATTGCCCAAAATGTAACTCGGAGTATGTTTATGAGGATGGTGTCCTCTTGGTTTGTCCAGAATGTGCTTACGAGTGGGATCCCAACCAAGTTGAAGAAGACCAAGGTTTAGTCGTTCTTGATAGCAATGGGACTCGCCTAGCCGATGGCGATAGTGTTACTATTGTCAAGAACCTCAAGGTCAAGGGTGCTCCCAAGGAGCTCAAACAGGGTACTCGGGTGAAAAATATCCGTCTGGTTGAGGGTGACCACAATATTGATTGTAAAATTGATGGCTTTGGGGCTATGAAGCTCAAATCAGAATTTGTCAAAAAAGCATAA
- a CDS encoding cation diffusion facilitator family transporter, protein MATAEDNIKFARRGPIVSIFAYLVLTVGKLVFGYLLNSSSLTADGFNNLSDIMSNVILLVGLYLASRPADEDHRFGHWKIEDLASLLTSFIMFLVGFQVLFETIKKLIGNSQTEIDPLGALVGVISALVMYGVYLYNRHLSKKVKSSALLAASKDNLSDAVTSIGTSVAIVASSLNLSIVDRIAAIIICYFILKTAYDIFIQATFSLSDGFDDKQLSQYEKAILQIPKITAVKSQRGRTYGSNIFLDLVLEMNPDLSVYESHAITEQVEQLLHDDFQVYDVDIHVEPAPIPEDEIPDNVYHKLYKFEKLVLAKIPDYETYIAEDFMLVNEYGQVLTEQSFLDLAPYYSSNFQYFKMTSISQKTKLITYRLEGRQHVSIWRRHETWKLLFHQITPETER, encoded by the coding sequence ATGGCAACTGCGGAAGATAATATAAAATTTGCAAGGCGGGGGCCCATTGTCTCCATCTTCGCCTATCTGGTCCTGACCGTTGGTAAGCTGGTCTTCGGTTATCTGCTGAATTCTTCCTCCCTGACTGCCGACGGTTTTAATAACCTGTCAGACATCATGAGTAATGTCATCCTCTTGGTTGGCCTCTATCTGGCTAGTCGGCCGGCTGATGAAGACCATCGCTTCGGCCATTGGAAAATTGAAGATTTAGCCAGCCTGCTGACTTCCTTTATCATGTTTCTGGTTGGCTTTCAGGTTCTTTTTGAAACCATTAAAAAGCTAATCGGCAACAGTCAAACTGAGATTGATCCATTGGGGGCCTTGGTTGGTGTCATTTCCGCCCTAGTCATGTATGGTGTCTACCTCTACAACCGCCACTTGTCTAAGAAGGTCAAGTCCTCAGCCCTGCTGGCAGCTTCCAAGGATAATCTGTCAGATGCCGTCACTTCGATTGGAACTTCGGTTGCCATTGTGGCCAGCTCTCTGAACTTGTCCATCGTTGACCGGATCGCCGCCATCATCATCTGCTACTTCATCCTCAAGACAGCCTATGACATCTTTATCCAGGCCACCTTCAGTCTATCTGATGGCTTTGATGATAAGCAGTTGTCCCAATATGAGAAGGCTATTTTACAAATCCCCAAGATTACAGCCGTCAAATCCCAGAGGGGGCGGACTTACGGTTCCAATATCTTCCTCGACCTGGTTCTGGAAATGAATCCTGACCTATCTGTCTATGAGAGCCATGCCATTACCGAGCAAGTGGAGCAACTCCTCCATGATGATTTTCAAGTCTATGATGTCGATATCCATGTTGAACCTGCTCCTATTCCCGAAGACGAAATCCCTGATAATGTCTATCACAAGCTCTATAAATTTGAAAAACTTGTCTTGGCCAAAATTCCAGACTACGAAACTTATATTGCTGAAGACTTTATGCTGGTCAATGAGTATGGTCAAGTCTTAACGGAACAAAGCTTCCTTGACTTGGCTCCCTACTACTCCAGCAACTTCCAATATTTCAAGATGACCTCCATCAGTCAGAAGACCAAGCTTATTACCTATCGTCTGGAAGGCAGACAGCACGTCAGCATCTGGCGGCGGCATGAAACTTGGAAACTCCTCTTCCACCAAATCACCCCAGAAACAGAAAGATAA
- a CDS encoding amino acid ABC transporter ATP-binding protein codes for MLELKNISKQFGHKQIFKDFNLNVEEGKILAIVGPSGGGKTTLLRMLAGLETIDSGQVIYQGQEVPLNHLESENILGFVFQDFQLFPHLTVLENLTLSPIKTMGVTKEQASKKAQELLAKLGLEEHGSAYPFSLSGGQKQRVAFARAMMIDPKIVGYDEPTSALDPALRQEVAKLIVQNRDLGITQIVITHDMDFAQEIADHIVTINPK; via the coding sequence TTGTTAGAATTAAAAAATATTTCCAAGCAGTTTGGCCACAAGCAAATCTTCAAGGATTTCAACCTAAATGTGGAAGAAGGAAAAATCCTGGCGATTGTTGGTCCTTCTGGCGGTGGTAAGACAACTCTTTTACGGATGCTGGCTGGCCTTGAAACCATTGATTCTGGTCAGGTTATCTATCAGGGACAAGAAGTCCCCCTCAACCACTTGGAGTCTGAAAATATTCTGGGCTTTGTCTTTCAGGATTTTCAACTATTTCCTCACCTAACCGTTCTAGAAAATCTGACTCTATCTCCCATCAAGACCATGGGCGTGACCAAGGAGCAGGCCTCGAAGAAGGCTCAGGAACTCCTTGCTAAGCTGGGACTGGAAGAACACGGCAGTGCCTATCCATTTTCCCTTTCTGGCGGTCAAAAGCAAAGGGTAGCCTTTGCTAGAGCTATGATGATTGATCCTAAAATTGTCGGCTATGATGAACCGACCTCAGCCCTGGATCCCGCCCTTCGTCAGGAGGTAGCTAAATTGATTGTTCAGAATCGCGATTTAGGGATTACCCAGATTGTGATTACCCACGATATGGATTTTGCCCAAGAGATTGCTGACCATATCGTGACCATCAACCCTAAATAG
- a CDS encoding alanine/glycine:cation symporter family protein yields MLDFFTKIDDFVWGPPLLVLLVGTGIYLTIRLGLLQVLRLPKAFKLIFAEDKGEGDISSFAALATALAATVGTGNIVGVATAIGTGGPGALFWMWMAAFFGMATKYAEGLLAIKYRTKDDNGQVSGGPMYYIINGITGRLKVIAKPLAYFFALAGILVALLGIGTFSQVNSITGSLQNSFNWSPKVVSIIIAIFVAIIVFGGIQSISKVSEKIVPFMAGLYILAALSVIAINYQNLVPTIVAIFKSAFTPTAAVGGFTGATVMQAIRLGVARGVFSNESGLGSAPIAAAAAKTHEPVEQGLISMTGTFIDTIIICTLTGLSILITGQWSVKGLEGAAVTQSAFSSVFGNIGSLVLTLSLALFAFTTILGWSYYGERCVEFVFGTKGITIYRCIFVFMVALGGYLQLQVIWKIADIVNGLMALPNLIALLVLSPIIIKETKSYFKRMAGVKNHVDASK; encoded by the coding sequence ATGCTAGACTTTTTTACAAAAATTGACGATTTTGTTTGGGGACCACCCCTACTGGTTCTTCTAGTCGGAACAGGGATTTATTTGACCATTCGACTGGGACTCCTGCAGGTACTCCGCCTACCTAAGGCTTTTAAATTGATTTTTGCAGAGGACAAAGGTGAAGGAGACATCTCCAGCTTTGCAGCTTTGGCTACGGCTTTAGCTGCCACCGTCGGAACTGGTAATATAGTTGGGGTGGCGACAGCCATTGGAACTGGCGGTCCCGGGGCCCTCTTTTGGATGTGGATGGCTGCCTTTTTCGGTATGGCTACCAAGTACGCCGAAGGTCTGCTGGCTATCAAGTACCGGACAAAGGATGACAATGGCCAAGTCTCCGGTGGACCCATGTATTACATCATCAATGGAATTACCGGCCGATTGAAAGTCATCGCCAAACCTCTGGCCTATTTCTTCGCCCTAGCTGGTATCTTAGTGGCTCTTCTGGGGATTGGGACTTTCTCTCAAGTTAATTCGATTACAGGGTCCTTGCAAAACAGCTTCAATTGGTCACCAAAAGTGGTCAGCATTATCATTGCCATTTTTGTCGCCATCATTGTCTTTGGAGGAATTCAATCCATCTCCAAGGTTTCAGAAAAAATCGTTCCTTTCATGGCAGGACTCTATATTCTGGCTGCCCTCAGTGTCATTGCAATTAACTATCAAAACCTTGTTCCAACCATTGTGGCCATCTTTAAATCAGCCTTCACACCGACAGCTGCTGTCGGTGGTTTCACAGGAGCTACGGTCATGCAGGCCATTCGCCTGGGGGTCGCTCGGGGAGTCTTCTCTAATGAATCTGGACTGGGTTCTGCTCCTATTGCCGCTGCGGCTGCCAAGACCCACGAGCCAGTTGAACAAGGGCTGATCTCTATGACTGGCACTTTCATTGATACCATTATCATCTGTACATTGACAGGCCTATCCATCCTGATTACGGGTCAATGGTCAGTCAAAGGCTTAGAGGGAGCAGCTGTCACCCAGTCAGCTTTCTCTTCAGTCTTTGGCAATATTGGTAGTTTGGTTCTGACCCTATCTTTGGCTCTTTTTGCCTTTACTACTATTCTTGGCTGGTCTTACTATGGCGAACGTTGCGTAGAATTTGTCTTTGGCACCAAGGGAATTACCATTTACCGCTGTATCTTTGTTTTCATGGTGGCCTTGGGAGGCTACCTGCAACTGCAGGTTATCTGGAAAATTGCCGATATTGTTAACGGTCTTATGGCCCTGCCAAACCTGATCGCACTCCTAGTGCTATCACCTATTATCATCAAGGAAACTAAATCCTATTTTAAGCGCATGGCAGGAGTTAAAAATCACGTTGATGCTAGCAAATAA